Proteins from one Cryptomeria japonica chromosome 4, Sugi_1.0, whole genome shotgun sequence genomic window:
- the LOC131074080 gene encoding WUSCHEL-related homeobox 11-like: MQYLGYQQTEGINTAQYLNMEVAQMWNEGTSCTGNIHGMSNIPQNQQTYSSFLHNEGQAYPPYVDHHAAAETFKPHQNLLSPPLNDSTIIHSGAESRVSSSNASSFTVFINYIPIDVPMDPMNVKALFGPNAVLFHSYGQPVIMDEQGFTLQALQQGAMYYLMQI; encoded by the exons ATGCAGTACTTGGGTTATCAGCAGACTGAGGGAATTAATACTGCGCAATACCTCAACATGGAAGTAGCACAAATGTGGAATGAAGGTACATCATGTACTGGCAATATTCATGGAATGTCCAATATACCTCAGAATCAACAGACCTATTCTTCATTTCTACATAACGAAGGACAAGCTTATCCTCCATATGTGGATCACCATGCAGCAGCTGAGACCTTTAAACCCCACCAAAATCTCTTATCACCGCCTCTGAATGACAGCACTATTATTCATTCAGGCGCCG AATCGAGAGTGAGCAGCTCGAATGCTTCTTCATTCACCGTTTTTATCAATTATATTCCAATCGATGTTCCAATGGATCCTATGAATGTGAAGGCCCTCTTCGGTCCAAATGCTGTTCTGTTTCATTCCTACGGCCAACCAGTAATAATGGATGAACAGGGATTCACTTTGCAAGCCCTGCAACAAGGAGCTATGTATTACTTG ATGCAAATATGA